In a genomic window of Quercus lobata isolate SW786 chromosome 4, ValleyOak3.0 Primary Assembly, whole genome shotgun sequence:
- the LOC115983211 gene encoding uncharacterized protein LOC115983211, with product MGLPREFHEQCRRSLEIDYLKMFYCWARDAALSVTNRIVESKSEVPEVKVCNAALRLMLQILNWDFHLNNNSTKTSINVFSAGARLDIDSSKRSECTLVQPGPAWRDVLISSGHIGWLVNLYAALRQKFSREGYWLDCPIAVSARKLIVQFCSLPGTIFLSGTSVPAYPHVLFFTYN from the exons ATGGGCCTTCCGAGGGAGTTTCATGAGCAATGCCGGCGGTCATTAGAGATTGACTATTTGAAG ATGTTCTACTGTTGGGCTCGAGATGCTGCTTTAAGTGTCACTAATAGGATAGTGGAATCCAAATCTGAAGTACCTGAGGTTAAAGTTTGTAATGCTGCATTGCGTCTCATGCTTCAGATCCTGAACTGGGATTTCCATTTAAATAACAATAGCACGAAAACCAGTATAAATGTTTTCTCTGCTGGAGCTAGGCTTGATATTGATTCATCTAAGCGATCTGAGTGTACCTTAGTGCAG CCTGGTCCTGCTTGGCGTGATGTTTTGATTTCAAGTGGTCATATTGGGTGGCTTGTGAACTTATATGCGGCACTTAGGCAAAAATTTTCACGTGAAGGTTACTGGCTTGACTGCCCTATTGCAGTCTCTGCTCGAAAGCTAATTGTGCAGTTCTGCTCATTACCAGgaactatttttctttctggtACAAGTGTTCCTGCCTATCCACATgtccttttttttacttacaacTAA
- the LOC115983210 gene encoding vegetative cell wall protein gp1-like produces the protein MTRVQPPIPEAPIEEAAMPTGPSTSTAPAGCQSRPLVATPQLVPAPDPSASTSHASASPTIPSSTPHPSPTVTIPSPNPHSAPTPTIPSPSSHPAPTPTIPSRSPHPAPTPTIPSPTPHPSPCPTIPPPTPLPCDGSDVRPPTPQSFLQLSPIPSFDLGTPPDMQQEPPSHSSFSTPSSAIDAPHVQAEQAVGLPTAAEARPKRISKAPPCGTGGHKHGHNVGPEASDEGHARPPPHYTRRRKIQKR, from the exons ATGACACGTGTCCAACCTCCTATCCCTGAGGCCCCGATTGAGGAGGCAGCTATGCCTACCGGCCCAAGCACGAGCACAGCTCCGGCCGGATGTCAATCTCGTCCGCTTGTTGCTACCCCCCAGCTTGTCCCTGCCCCCGATCCCTCTGCATCCACCTCACATGCATCTGCCAGCCCCACCATACCTTCATCCACCCCACATCCATCCCCTACCGTCACCATCCCTTCACCCAACCCACATTCAGCTCCTAcgcccaccatcccttcacctaGCTCACATCCAGCCCCTAcgcccaccatcccttcacGTAGCCCACATCCAGCCCCTAcgcccaccatcccttcacccaCCCCCCATCCATCTCCTTGCCCCACCATCCCTCCACCCACCCCACTTCCTTGTGATGGGTCTGACGTCCGTCCACCCACCCCACAGTCATTTCTTCAGCTGTCACCCATTCCATCCTTTGACCTGGGTACCCCACCTGACATGCAGCAGGAGCCACCCTCCCATAGTTCGTTTAGTACCCCTTCTTCAGCCATTGACGCACCCCATGTTCAGGCTGAGCAGGCGGTTGGGTTACCTACAGCGGCTGAAGCTCGGCCTAAACGCATATCAAAGGCACCTCCGTGTGGGACAGGGGGGCACAAACATGGACACAATGTTGGGCCTGAGGCATCTGACGAAGGACATGCAAGACCTCCTCCTCATTATACGAGACGGCGTAAGATTCAAAAAAG GTAG
- the LOC115986109 gene encoding serine/threonine-protein phosphatase 7 long form homolog, protein MLPDQVVWQPYEAHFDDLPPWCVAGRAVWTARVPLVCFHLVEKHTPDRVVRQFGMIQEIPRAVNTDKVLHGIDLRGKIGVNWMQKHAAHILEWGNRFDRRCEAVLGDMPPEHEYHDWFKRVTRRFIDRPGAVVTLLV, encoded by the exons ATGTTGCCAGACCAG GTGGTGTGGCAGCCATATGAAGCTCATTTTGACGACCTCCCGCCGTGGTGTGTTGCAGGGAGGGCCGTATGGACGGCAAGGGTGCCGCTTGTATGTTTCCACCTAGTAGAGAAACATACACCGGATCGTGTTGTTCGTCAATTCGGGATGATCCAAGAAATTCCCCGCGCTGTTAACACTGACAAAGTGCTTCATGGCATTGATTTGAGGGGGAAGATCGGTGTTAATTGGATGCAGAAGCATGCTGCGCATATCCTTGAGTGGGGTAATCGCTTTGATCGGCGTTGCGAAGCTGTGCTTGGTGATATGCCTCCAGAGCACGAGTACCACGACTGGTTCAAAAGGGTGACTCGGAGGTTCATCGATAGGCCTGGTGCTGTAGTGACTCTGCTG GTCTAA